In Aliamphritea ceti, a single window of DNA contains:
- a CDS encoding RNA polymerase sigma factor: protein MNSFFCDSTLQKSDAGDTYEHPDRSDKTQQAIHISELYKAHRHALLLHLQAVVKDRDIAEELLQETFVRIAKMPAISVIQQPRPFLLKTARNLALDYIRQQKKRPTAELDEVDMEFVSQEPEHLDVLIKERRLKQLKQVVTDLPPRAKEALMLAKYREMTLKEVAREMDISQTMVEKHLKTALQKCRAALLSEKH from the coding sequence ATGAATAGCTTTTTTTGTGATTCAACACTGCAAAAAAGTGATGCGGGGGATACTTATGAGCACCCCGACAGATCTGATAAAACACAACAGGCAATACATATCAGCGAGCTGTATAAAGCCCATCGCCACGCATTACTTCTGCATCTACAGGCCGTAGTGAAAGACCGGGATATAGCCGAGGAGTTACTCCAGGAGACGTTCGTCAGAATAGCCAAGATGCCTGCTATAAGCGTCATCCAACAACCCAGACCATTCTTATTAAAAACCGCGAGAAATCTTGCTCTGGACTATATTCGCCAGCAAAAAAAACGTCCTACGGCAGAACTGGATGAAGTTGACATGGAATTTGTTTCTCAGGAGCCAGAACACCTTGATGTGCTGATAAAAGAGCGGCGCCTGAAACAGCTGAAGCAGGTCGTTACGGACTTACCTCCTAGGGCGAAAGAAGCGTTGATGCTTGCGAAGTACCGGGAGATGACCCTTAAAGAAGTTGCCAGAGAAATGGATATCTCTCAGACAATGGTTGAGAAACATCTGAAAACAGCCCTGCAGAAGTGCCGTGCGGCACTGCTCTCGGAAAAGCATTAG
- a CDS encoding FecR family protein: MTTRRQQPASSISDDVFEQASNWFLQLQGTTDEALLSEFKGWLETSPIHEEAYLEVLMLWQELDETVAETESETIFDIKPADIKNHKSTSLSNTNTRYIKPFMQLTALAACILLMVFIVPQHVWQPADYATATAQQRTIILDDGSKIHLSAQSAVNVDYSAKSRNIELLYGEAFFEVTGDPQRPFKVGSGDQTAQAIGTAFNIRQLNQQVQTTLTEGVLKLDFKKQGTLLINAGQRVDWNGRGHQLSDGDYAYLPSWKRHIVRLDKMPLKDAVKLLNRYYSPIFRIADPGLGEKTLQGTLPLNNLDTALKVLQDALNLEYVTVSDKLILLY, translated from the coding sequence ATGACGACTAGAAGACAACAGCCTGCCAGCTCAATTTCTGATGATGTATTTGAGCAAGCCAGCAATTGGTTTTTACAACTTCAGGGTACGACCGACGAGGCACTTCTGAGTGAATTTAAGGGATGGTTAGAAACCAGTCCAATTCATGAAGAGGCTTACTTAGAAGTACTAATGCTATGGCAAGAACTTGATGAAACTGTTGCGGAAACCGAATCAGAAACGATTTTTGATATTAAACCTGCTGACATAAAAAACCATAAAAGCACTTCATTATCAAATACTAATACACGCTACATAAAGCCATTTATGCAATTAACTGCGCTTGCAGCTTGTATTTTACTGATGGTTTTTATTGTGCCACAGCACGTATGGCAACCTGCGGATTATGCAACTGCAACTGCTCAGCAACGAACGATCATTCTTGATGATGGCAGCAAAATCCATCTCAGCGCACAGTCAGCTGTAAACGTAGATTATTCAGCCAAGTCTCGAAATATCGAGCTTTTGTACGGCGAAGCATTCTTTGAAGTAACAGGCGATCCACAACGCCCCTTTAAAGTAGGGAGTGGTGATCAGACAGCTCAGGCAATCGGTACAGCATTCAACATAAGACAGCTTAACCAACAGGTTCAAACCACTCTGACAGAAGGTGTTCTGAAGCTGGATTTTAAAAAGCAGGGTACATTGCTAATCAATGCCGGACAACGGGTCGACTGGAACGGTCGTGGGCATCAGCTATCAGATGGGGACTATGCATATCTGCCAAGCTGGAAACGACACATTGTCCGGCTGGACAAGATGCCACTAAAAGACGCCGTTAAATTACTGAACCGCTATTATTCGCCAATTTTCAGAATTGCTGATCCAGGCCTGGGCGAAAAAACATTACAGGGTACACTCCCTCTGAATAACCTGGATACAGCCCTGAAAGTACTGCAGGATGCATTAAATCTGGAGTATGTAACTGTCTCGGATAAGTTAATCCTGCTTTATTAA
- a CDS encoding TonB-dependent siderophore receptor, with translation MKFPRFTALHTAMQAHKKSNYKHILARGVFCSSVLVSALPATLVNAADANLQQSHTWNIPAQSLNISITDLAERAGLVILLPPNQFEAVQAVAVRGDMSVADALNKLLQGTGYSYEIENGNTLTLHEVSSELPLVRPESMLVTGNWLDNVGDTTVHEFPGARNILTEEQIEKSGASSLTEAFRKIPGVQVRIPAESYGANHALSVGVRGLKSRFSEKSTILLDGMPLAFAPYGQPQLSIAPIALGNLAAIDVVKGGSSVRYGPQNVGGVINFVTPEIPEELTTRIKLRTEGAVDDGNSGILGQTNAFVGGAIGESTGMALIYSGSHGSGFRENSGEDIDDLMIKAETWLNDSQKLEGHVRHFVAETDIAGGLNQQQYAENKYQSRYDYNRFDGDRTEARVKYTNFISDTQEFEVQAFASNTSRLYGLQFNPDSRQRYDEWDREYNVYGVEPRYSEVFDFGDTEHEISVGYRFVKEDADLTRYRWNNFAVGSNPKTVAGVLRTKDETGTTAHAAYIDDRISFGDFTVTPGVRFENVEVFRKSLVKKNVANNFRNEQSYTEVLPSLSTSYTLSPAVTLFANYNTSFGTLQHLQLSDSSTNNLDPEIAKTVELGGRYQEGNLNAELTLFNINFNNKLQYDDTLEYHVNKGRTHHYGVELGAGYMFPGTGFSIYSNLAYTQAEFKDGDLKGNELPYYSNWVGNLGMQYEQGKWTYNLEGYAQSKQYTDNENTKPLTVVNNTYYRGQTPNFVIWNTRASYQFQPASRVSFGIKNLLNEDYYSLSGPDQPYGAGISAGAPMTAYAELEMEF, from the coding sequence ATGAAGTTTCCGCGTTTTACTGCGCTGCACACTGCAATGCAGGCACATAAAAAATCAAACTATAAACACATTCTCGCCCGTGGCGTATTCTGTTCATCAGTGCTGGTATCTGCTTTACCTGCTACCCTGGTAAATGCAGCAGACGCAAACCTGCAGCAATCCCATACATGGAACATTCCGGCTCAGTCTCTGAATATATCTATCACTGACCTGGCTGAACGTGCCGGACTGGTAATACTGCTACCACCTAACCAATTTGAGGCTGTTCAGGCTGTTGCTGTGCGAGGTGATATGTCTGTTGCTGATGCACTTAACAAACTGTTGCAGGGCACTGGCTACTCTTACGAAATTGAAAATGGCAATACACTTACACTTCACGAAGTCAGTAGTGAATTACCTCTGGTAAGACCTGAATCAATGCTGGTCACAGGCAACTGGCTGGATAATGTGGGAGATACCACAGTTCATGAGTTTCCCGGTGCCCGTAATATCCTCACTGAGGAGCAGATAGAAAAATCCGGTGCCTCGTCACTGACTGAAGCTTTTCGCAAAATCCCTGGTGTTCAGGTTCGTATACCTGCTGAAAGCTATGGTGCTAATCACGCATTAAGCGTCGGTGTTCGCGGCCTTAAATCCCGTTTCTCTGAAAAATCGACAATTCTGTTAGACGGAATGCCTCTGGCATTTGCACCTTATGGTCAGCCACAGTTATCGATCGCACCTATCGCATTAGGAAACTTGGCTGCAATTGATGTTGTTAAAGGTGGCAGTTCCGTGCGTTACGGACCACAGAACGTTGGTGGTGTAATTAACTTCGTTACACCTGAAATCCCGGAAGAATTGACCACCCGAATTAAACTTCGTACTGAAGGCGCAGTCGATGACGGTAACAGCGGCATTCTTGGCCAGACGAACGCTTTTGTTGGTGGCGCCATAGGCGAAAGTACTGGCATGGCGCTTATTTATTCAGGCAGTCATGGCAGTGGCTTTCGTGAAAACTCCGGTGAAGACATCGATGACCTGATGATCAAAGCCGAAACCTGGCTGAATGACAGCCAGAAGCTGGAAGGGCACGTGCGTCACTTTGTGGCTGAAACGGATATTGCCGGTGGCCTGAACCAGCAACAGTACGCTGAGAACAAATATCAGTCCCGCTATGACTACAACAGGTTTGATGGCGACAGAACAGAAGCCCGCGTCAAATATACTAACTTCATCAGTGATACACAGGAATTTGAAGTTCAGGCATTTGCGTCTAACACATCCCGCTTATACGGCTTGCAATTTAATCCTGACTCACGCCAGCGTTATGATGAATGGGACCGTGAATACAATGTTTATGGTGTTGAGCCGCGCTACAGTGAAGTATTCGACTTTGGCGATACCGAGCATGAAATTTCAGTAGGCTACCGGTTTGTCAAAGAAGATGCTGACCTTACCCGTTATCGCTGGAACAATTTTGCAGTAGGCAGTAATCCAAAAACTGTTGCCGGTGTTTTACGTACAAAGGATGAAACCGGTACGACGGCACATGCGGCTTACATTGATGACCGTATCAGTTTCGGCGACTTCACCGTCACCCCAGGGGTTCGTTTCGAAAACGTTGAAGTATTCCGCAAAAGTTTAGTGAAGAAGAATGTAGCCAATAACTTCCGGAATGAACAAAGCTACACAGAAGTGCTGCCGTCTCTGAGTACCAGCTACACCTTGTCTCCGGCGGTTACGCTGTTCGCTAATTACAATACTTCGTTCGGCACGTTACAGCATCTGCAGCTATCAGACAGCTCTACCAATAACCTGGATCCGGAAATTGCTAAAACAGTTGAGTTGGGCGGTCGCTATCAGGAAGGCAACCTGAATGCTGAGCTAACGCTGTTTAACATTAACTTCAATAACAAGTTGCAGTACGACGACACACTTGAATATCACGTAAACAAGGGCCGTACACATCACTATGGTGTGGAGTTAGGCGCCGGTTATATGTTCCCCGGTACCGGATTCAGTATTTACAGCAACCTGGCGTACACCCAGGCTGAATTCAAAGACGGCGACCTGAAAGGCAATGAATTACCTTACTACTCTAACTGGGTGGGTAATCTTGGTATGCAGTATGAACAGGGTAAATGGACCTACAACCTGGAAGGTTACGCTCAGTCTAAACAATATACTGACAACGAAAATACCAAACCTCTGACAGTTGTAAACAATACCTACTACAGAGGCCAGACACCTAACTTTGTTATCTGGAATACCCGTGCCAGCTATCAGTTTCAGCCAGCAAGCCGCGTATCTTTCGGTATTAAGAACCTGTTAAACGAAGACTATTACTCACTGAGCGGTCCGGATCAGCCATATGGAGCAGGTATTAGTGCAGGCGCGCCTATGACTGCCTATGCAGAATTGGAAATGGAATTCTGA
- a CDS encoding ABC transporter substrate-binding protein, whose product MKAGPTIRKRFITLLITLLCISATHARDIKDQGDGLRIEGQPGRVVVLEYSFLDAVVLAGISPVGIADDQRKERILPVIRKQLSSYTSVGLRGQPSIETIARLKPDLIIADKTRHQSIYSELQQIAPTLLLRSYGAEYPQLLKDARIIAAALDKDTEVEAALTLHQQHMNAYSQRLSNQATPTDKDKQLLFAVTSQRTMTLHGSKAFASGVMKRLGLQNAAPLNDQRAYIQIGFEQLLEMNPNWLIIGDYSAEEGGSELLRRWQKHPLWQQLSAVKSKQLLTADPLAWSLGRGIYGAERIAADLTAALTQ is encoded by the coding sequence ATGAAAGCAGGACCGACGATTAGAAAGCGATTTATTACCTTACTGATAACCCTGCTATGTATATCTGCAACCCATGCAAGAGATATAAAAGATCAGGGCGATGGTTTACGAATTGAAGGTCAGCCTGGCAGAGTAGTTGTGCTGGAATATTCATTTTTAGATGCCGTCGTACTTGCAGGGATCAGTCCTGTAGGCATTGCTGATGACCAGCGTAAAGAACGCATTTTGCCAGTCATCCGAAAACAACTAAGTAGCTATACCTCTGTAGGTTTACGTGGCCAGCCAAGCATTGAAACAATTGCCAGACTCAAGCCTGACCTGATTATTGCCGATAAAACCCGTCATCAAAGCATATATTCTGAACTGCAACAGATTGCGCCAACATTACTGCTACGCAGCTACGGCGCTGAATATCCGCAACTACTTAAAGACGCTCGTATTATTGCTGCAGCGCTGGATAAAGACACTGAAGTGGAAGCAGCTTTAACACTGCATCAGCAACATATGAACGCCTATAGCCAACGGCTCAGTAATCAAGCGACACCTACAGATAAGGATAAGCAATTACTCTTTGCTGTTACCAGTCAGCGTACTATGACTTTGCATGGCAGCAAAGCTTTCGCCAGTGGCGTCATGAAGAGACTAGGCCTGCAAAATGCAGCTCCTTTAAACGATCAACGCGCCTATATTCAGATAGGTTTTGAACAACTGCTGGAAATGAATCCCAACTGGCTGATCATCGGGGATTACAGTGCGGAAGAGGGAGGCTCTGAACTGCTCAGGCGTTGGCAAAAACATCCTCTGTGGCAACAGCTTTCAGCAGTTAAGTCAAAACAACTGCTAACAGCAGACCCACTTGCATGGTCTCTGGGTCGTGGTATCTATGGTGCAGAACGCATCGCAGCAGATTTAACTGCAGCGCTAACCCAATGA
- a CDS encoding FecCD family ABC transporter permease, with product MTLKYAAATNLSADRIPAFSVFVLFVVLLLAGMACASVGGSTFNLTHQQLAQIFTDLVTTGSVADDLATQLIYSIRLPRVMIAAAVGAALAIAGALMQGITRNPLASPALFGLNSGAACMLVLAETGMIPLLSQLPLVLSTATGAAFAGVTVLALGGGLRGKLHPTRMVLAGIALSALLLAITRTVLILDEQAQQILSWLAGSLTDVGWDHWQQLWPWILSGIIASICISHKLNILALGDEMATGLGTSAWALRLWASLAIILLTATGVAITGPISFVGLLVPHLSRRLVGNDYRILIPVSALLGAALLCWADLLSRYMAFPSETPVGLVTALIGAPCFIWLASRGQERT from the coding sequence ATGACATTAAAGTATGCAGCCGCAACAAACCTATCAGCAGATCGCATTCCGGCATTTTCTGTATTTGTTTTATTTGTAGTTTTGTTGCTTGCCGGCATGGCCTGCGCATCAGTTGGCGGTTCAACGTTTAACCTGACACATCAACAATTAGCTCAAATATTTACTGATCTGGTTACCACAGGTTCAGTTGCCGACGACCTTGCTACTCAGCTCATCTACAGTATCCGCCTGCCACGGGTAATGATTGCGGCTGCCGTCGGTGCGGCATTAGCTATTGCCGGCGCTCTGATGCAGGGAATTACCCGAAACCCATTGGCGTCGCCTGCATTATTCGGCCTCAACTCAGGTGCTGCCTGCATGTTGGTGCTGGCGGAAACCGGCATGATTCCATTACTCAGCCAACTGCCTCTTGTACTAAGCACCGCAACTGGAGCCGCTTTTGCAGGGGTAACCGTACTGGCGTTAGGTGGCGGGCTAAGAGGTAAATTACACCCAACCCGTATGGTATTAGCCGGAATAGCCCTGAGCGCTTTATTACTGGCAATAACCCGTACCGTATTGATTTTAGATGAACAGGCGCAACAAATTCTTTCATGGCTAGCGGGATCACTCACAGATGTAGGCTGGGATCACTGGCAGCAACTCTGGCCCTGGATATTGAGCGGCATCATAGCTTCAATATGCATTAGCCATAAACTCAATATTCTTGCTCTTGGGGATGAAATGGCAACAGGCCTGGGGACTTCGGCCTGGGCTTTGAGGCTCTGGGCATCCCTGGCAATTATTCTGTTAACCGCCACTGGCGTCGCAATTACCGGTCCTATTAGTTTTGTCGGTCTCTTAGTACCACATCTGAGCAGACGTTTAGTCGGCAATGATTACCGTATTCTAATACCTGTAAGTGCGTTACTCGGGGCAGCCTTACTGTGCTGGGCAGACTTGTTGTCACGTTATATGGCATTTCCCTCAGAAACACCTGTCGGCCTGGTCACCGCCCTGATAGGTGCACCATGTTTTATCTGGCTGGCAAGTCGTGGGCAGGAGAGAACCTGA
- a CDS encoding FecCD family ABC transporter permease, with the protein MINTQWRTTVILLTFILVTAVTGLFTGNFNLSTAVGSEWIINNIRLARIVLAVLAGAALGLSGCLIQGVIRNPLAAPDLIGVSAGAGLAATAMLLLFPDLSLFWLMPMAIIGALVTLLLLLWLMRNHSLNPARLVLVGITLSIWLTAFTDWLLVSHPQQTNAALIWLTGSLWGRGWQQIWMLLTALLILVPVTLTLSLKLNLLALGDETAESLGSSVLQTRKISLFLAVTLAAVSVAVCGALSFVGLIAPHMARLLVGGNHRYLLPAAAMTGALLVLLADTTARTIAAPLELPAGVFTALIGAPYFLFLLTRYRGW; encoded by the coding sequence ATGATAAATACTCAGTGGCGAACCACAGTCATATTACTAACGTTTATTTTAGTTACTGCTGTCACAGGGCTGTTTACTGGTAACTTCAACCTCAGTACAGCCGTTGGCTCTGAATGGATTATTAACAATATTCGGCTAGCACGCATTGTGCTGGCTGTGCTGGCCGGTGCTGCACTTGGGCTTTCCGGCTGCCTGATTCAGGGAGTGATCAGAAACCCACTTGCTGCACCGGATCTGATCGGTGTTAGTGCCGGTGCCGGTCTGGCTGCTACAGCAATGCTATTACTGTTTCCGGACCTGTCACTTTTCTGGCTTATGCCAATGGCAATTATTGGGGCATTAGTCACACTGCTGTTATTACTGTGGCTTATGCGCAATCACAGCCTCAACCCTGCAAGGTTGGTATTAGTCGGTATCACACTGAGCATCTGGCTAACCGCTTTCACCGACTGGTTACTGGTGAGTCATCCTCAGCAAACCAATGCTGCGCTGATCTGGTTAACCGGCAGCCTGTGGGGCAGGGGCTGGCAACAGATATGGATGTTACTAACTGCATTACTAATACTGGTCCCGGTAACTCTCACACTGTCGCTGAAACTTAACTTACTGGCACTGGGTGATGAAACAGCAGAAAGCCTTGGCTCTTCAGTTCTCCAAACTCGAAAAATCAGTTTATTTCTGGCGGTTACACTTGCAGCGGTCAGTGTTGCAGTATGCGGAGCACTCAGCTTTGTCGGCTTAATTGCTCCACATATGGCTCGCTTGCTGGTTGGTGGCAACCATCGCTACTTACTGCCAGCAGCGGCAATGACCGGTGCACTGTTGGTATTGCTGGCCGATACTACTGCCCGCACCATTGCAGCGCCGCTGGAGCTGCCCGCAGGTGTGTTCACAGCACTAATTGGCGCACCTTACTTCCTTTTTCTGCTTACCCGTTACAGAGGCTGGTAA
- the fecE gene encoding Fe(3+) dicitrate ABC transporter ATP-binding protein FecE, whose translation MKYLNIQQLSFSYGKHQVLKQLNLEISKGKITALIGPNGCGKSTLLKCIARILRPQQGQVLLKGNNVHQQHTRKVSQQLALLPQAPVTPEGISVQDLVGYGRAPWGSRWGKLNVEDLTAVQDALSEVGLKDLENQPVSTLSGGQRQRAWIAMILAQQTDLVLLDEPTTWLDIAHQIELLKLMRKLNQQGKTIVVVLHDLNQACRYCDELVVLQEGMLVAQGTPEKVFTQHLLQQTFALTAEIHPDPVSGTPSLAAV comes from the coding sequence ATGAAATATCTGAATATTCAACAATTGTCATTTAGCTATGGCAAACATCAGGTGCTGAAACAACTGAATCTTGAAATATCTAAAGGCAAAATTACCGCACTGATCGGCCCCAATGGCTGCGGAAAATCAACCTTACTAAAATGCATTGCCCGAATACTGCGACCACAACAGGGCCAGGTTCTCCTTAAAGGTAATAATGTACATCAACAGCATACCCGCAAAGTTTCGCAACAATTGGCGTTATTACCGCAGGCACCGGTCACACCGGAAGGTATCAGCGTTCAGGATCTGGTCGGATATGGCCGCGCACCCTGGGGGTCGCGCTGGGGAAAACTAAACGTTGAAGATTTAACAGCAGTACAAGATGCGCTTTCAGAAGTGGGACTAAAAGATCTGGAAAACCAGCCAGTATCGACGTTGTCAGGTGGACAGCGCCAACGGGCATGGATCGCTATGATATTGGCACAACAGACAGATCTGGTATTACTGGATGAACCAACTACCTGGCTGGACATTGCCCATCAGATAGAGCTGCTGAAGCTGATGCGTAAACTGAATCAGCAGGGCAAAACTATAGTAGTTGTATTACATGATCTTAATCAGGCTTGCCGTTACTGCGATGAACTGGTGGTATTACAGGAAGGCATGCTAGTAGCACAAGGAACACCAGAGAAGGTGTTTACTCAACACTTACTCCAACAAACCTTTGCGCTGACAGCAGAAATCCATCCGGACCCAGTCTCAGGAACCCCAAGCCTTGCTGCAGTTTAA
- a CDS encoding VOC family protein — MLLGVCLGTNDLQASAKFYDKVLGTLGMVRTMEADDEVGYGPEGGASSFWIIMPYDKQPATRGNGTQVTFQASNNELVEAFHKAAVESGGSCDGLPGYRYRPHYYGAYCRDPDGNKLHVMHEAVSS, encoded by the coding sequence ATGCTTCTTGGAGTGTGTCTAGGAACAAATGACTTACAAGCGTCTGCTAAGTTTTATGACAAAGTTCTGGGTACGCTGGGTATGGTCCGGACAATGGAGGCAGATGATGAAGTCGGCTATGGGCCTGAAGGTGGAGCCAGCAGTTTCTGGATTATTATGCCTTACGACAAACAACCAGCCACCCGTGGTAACGGTACACAGGTGACATTTCAGGCAAGCAATAATGAGCTGGTAGAAGCATTCCATAAGGCTGCAGTTGAGTCTGGTGGTAGCTGTGACGGCTTACCAGGATACCGTTACCGGCCACATTATTACGGGGCGTATTGCCGTGACCCGGACGGTAACAAATTACATGTTATGCATGAGGCTGTTAGCTCGTAA
- a CDS encoding amidohydrolase, translating into MKMPVSILFISLSSAAFSAELVLKNGNILQVDSGFNTASAIAIEKGEILAIGSDKEIDIHIESETQIIDLEGRTVIPGLIDNHMHLVRAAQSWGHQIRLEGITDYEQALQQIAEAAAKAKPGQWLVASGGFVERQFANRPKAGFLRSDLDKAAPDNPVYLQHLFDWGYANSAAMQQIGVDVSNPPQMAGLLLDANGLPEGPVTKRAQFLLEEKLAENTKQNQLEQSYKALQDLSRAGLTTVVDAGGFDTVDALYDPFVTLSQQGKMPMRLFYMKQVIPWGRDNLNPDLSRLDNVDFNSGDPFFRPVGVGEQLMLPVQDTAGRVARSTEEVKTAFLNNAKELAKRNIQLHLHAVNDISINQHLDAFEEINETYTLAPLRWTFAHVDGIQPDTIERAKTLGILFAIHSRPVLIGYRFQNSFGSAAQSMTPMKTLTEKGALWGLGSDSPVVSIYNPFRTLWWAVNGRMVDGTKVSEQNVDRRQALVAHTINNARLAFMEDKIGSLEAGKRADLLVLNKDYMSVDSSKIATIKPLATMVDGRWSYKADELGW; encoded by the coding sequence ATGAAGATGCCCGTCAGCATACTGTTTATTAGCCTTAGCAGTGCTGCCTTCAGCGCCGAGCTGGTACTAAAAAACGGCAATATTCTTCAGGTAGATTCTGGCTTTAACACTGCCAGTGCGATAGCCATAGAAAAAGGTGAAATTCTGGCTATAGGCTCCGATAAAGAAATCGATATACACATTGAATCTGAGACACAAATCATCGACCTTGAAGGCAGAACTGTCATTCCCGGCCTGATCGACAATCATATGCACCTGGTACGTGCCGCACAAAGCTGGGGTCATCAAATTCGCTTAGAAGGCATCACTGATTATGAGCAGGCGCTGCAACAAATTGCAGAAGCTGCCGCGAAAGCAAAACCCGGACAGTGGCTGGTTGCCAGCGGAGGTTTTGTAGAACGTCAGTTTGCCAACCGCCCTAAAGCCGGATTTCTTCGCAGCGATCTGGATAAAGCCGCTCCGGACAACCCTGTATACCTGCAACATCTGTTTGACTGGGGCTACGCAAACAGCGCAGCAATGCAGCAAATCGGTGTTGATGTCAGTAATCCGCCACAAATGGCAGGTCTATTACTGGATGCAAACGGATTACCGGAAGGGCCTGTAACCAAACGTGCGCAGTTTTTGTTAGAAGAAAAACTGGCAGAAAACACTAAGCAAAACCAGCTAGAGCAAAGCTATAAAGCCCTTCAGGACTTAAGCCGCGCCGGGCTGACCACAGTTGTAGACGCTGGCGGTTTTGATACCGTCGATGCGCTATATGACCCTTTTGTAACGCTGAGCCAGCAGGGCAAAATGCCTATGCGTCTGTTCTACATGAAACAGGTAATTCCCTGGGGTAGAGATAATCTAAACCCTGATCTGAGCAGGCTGGATAACGTTGACTTCAATTCAGGTGATCCTTTCTTTCGGCCGGTAGGCGTGGGTGAGCAACTTATGCTACCAGTACAGGATACAGCTGGCCGTGTCGCCCGCAGCACTGAAGAAGTCAAAACAGCATTCCTGAACAACGCGAAGGAGCTGGCAAAGCGGAATATCCAGTTACACCTGCATGCAGTAAACGACATATCTATTAACCAGCATTTAGATGCCTTTGAAGAAATCAATGAAACTTATACGCTGGCGCCGCTGCGCTGGACCTTCGCCCACGTGGATGGCATTCAGCCTGACACCATCGAACGTGCCAAAACCTTAGGTATCCTGTTTGCAATACACAGCCGTCCGGTGCTCATAGGCTACCGGTTCCAGAATAGCTTTGGCTCAGCAGCCCAGAGCATGACTCCCATGAAAACACTCACCGAAAAAGGCGCTCTCTGGGGGCTTGGCTCCGACAGTCCGGTTGTTTCTATTTACAACCCGTTCCGAACCCTCTGGTGGGCGGTTAACGGCCGTATGGTGGATGGAACCAAGGTATCTGAGCAAAACGTTGACCGCCGTCAGGCATTGGTTGCCCACACTATAAACAATGCCCGACTGGCGTTTATGGAAGATAAAATCGGCTCACTGGAAGCAGGCAAACGGGCAGACTTACTGGTTTTGAATAAAGACTATATGAGTGTCGACAGCAGCAAAATAGCTACCATTAAACCGCTGGCCACTATGGTAGATGGCCGCTGGTCGTATAAGGCTGATGAACTTGGATGGTAA
- a CDS encoding LysR family transcriptional regulator: MNIEHLKLFVRLAATQNISQAGKELGLSPAVASLHINKLEDGLGVRLVHRTTRKVSLTEDGLAFLPHAEDVLSSVEAARASVGAGKVSPSGTLRVAAPASFGRMHLVPALEEFLSRYPDLYVDFRFSDSIVDMVEGGFDIAIRNAELKDSSLIARKLAADTRIMCASPGYLAKYGEPLVPADLAEHACVNLTGLEHWTFDTPDGPVTVKASGRLRTDNGEAMRDASVAGAGISINSTWSAYKHLASGELIQILKDYPLVTDAAIWAVYPSSRQLAPKVRAFIDYYAECFAAPLYWDAQL, translated from the coding sequence ATGAATATTGAGCATCTGAAACTCTTTGTACGTTTGGCTGCGACACAAAATATCAGTCAGGCGGGTAAGGAGCTGGGCTTGTCGCCTGCGGTGGCCAGCTTGCATATTAATAAGCTTGAAGATGGTCTGGGGGTGCGTCTGGTGCACCGTACAACCCGAAAAGTATCTCTTACTGAGGATGGTCTGGCATTTTTGCCCCATGCGGAAGATGTACTCTCCAGTGTTGAAGCAGCCCGGGCTTCGGTTGGCGCCGGTAAGGTATCTCCGTCCGGTACACTCAGAGTGGCTGCCCCGGCCTCATTCGGGCGTATGCATTTGGTGCCAGCGTTGGAAGAGTTTCTGAGCCGTTATCCGGATCTGTATGTAGATTTTCGTTTCTCAGACTCAATCGTCGACATGGTTGAAGGCGGCTTTGATATTGCTATCCGTAATGCTGAGTTGAAGGATTCATCGCTGATTGCACGTAAACTGGCGGCTGATACCCGCATTATGTGTGCATCACCTGGTTATCTGGCTAAGTATGGCGAACCACTAGTCCCTGCCGATCTGGCTGAACATGCCTGTGTGAATCTTACCGGGCTTGAGCATTGGACCTTTGATACACCTGATGGCCCTGTCACTGTTAAAGCCTCAGGACGGTTACGTACCGATAACGGTGAAGCCATGCGGGATGCCAGTGTAGCTGGCGCAGGAATTTCGATTAATTCTACCTGGAGTGCTTATAAGCATCTGGCCAGTGGTGAGTTGATACAGATATTAAAGGATTATCCGTTAGTGACGGATGCTGCTATCTGGGCGGTTTACCCAAGCTCCCGTCAGTTGGCGCCCAAAGTGCGGGCATTTATTGATTATTATGCTGAATGTTTTGCCGCCCCGCTTTATTGGGATGCACAGCTATAG